Proteins from a single region of Meles meles chromosome 10, mMelMel3.1 paternal haplotype, whole genome shotgun sequence:
- the LRRC17 gene encoding leucine-rich repeat-containing protein 17, translating into MRVVTVVILLFFCKAAELRKASPRGRANHGRAGGSRRGSGPVKRYAPGLPCEVYTYLHEKYLDCQERKLVYVLPAWPQDLLHMLLARNKIRILKNKMFSKFKRLKSLDLQQNEISKIEGDAFFGLNKLTTLLLQHNQIKVLTEEVFIYTPLLSYLRLYDNPWHCTCEMETLISMLQIPRNRNLGNYAKCESPQELKNKKLRQLKPEQLCSEEESERLDPRPQVSGRPPVIKPEVDSSLCYNYVFPIQTLDCKRKELKKVPNNIPPDIVKLDLSYNKINQLRPKEFEDVHELKKLNLSSNGIEFIDPAAFLGLTHLEELDLSNNSLQNFDYGVLEDLYFLKLLWLRDNPWRCDYNIHYLYYWLKHHYNVHYNGLECKTPEEYKGWFVGKYIRTYFEECPKDKLPAYPETFDQDTEEDEWERIHRDHAAKKQSVRITILG; encoded by the exons ATGCGCGTGGTTACCGTGGTAATTCTGCTCTTCTTTTGTAAAGCCGCGGAACTCCGCAAGGCAAGCCCGAGAGGCCGAGCCAATCATGGCCGGGCCGGTGGGAGCAGGAGAGGCTCCGGCCCCGTCAAACGCTACGCACCAGGCCTCCCCTGCGAAGTCTACACGTACCTTCACGAGAAATACTTAGACTGTCAAGAGAGAAAACTAGTTTACGTGCTGCCCGCCTGGCCTCAGGATTTGCTGCACATGCTGTTAGCAAGAAACAAGATCCGCATATTGAAGAACAAGATGTTTTCCAAGTTTAAAAGGCTGAAGAGCCTGGATCTGCAACAGAACGAGATCTCCAAAATTGAGGGCGACGCTTTCTTTGGTTTAAATAAACTGACTACTCTCCTCCTGCAGCACAACCAGATCAAAGTCTTGACGGAGGAGGTGTTCATTTACACGCCTCTCCTGAGCTACCTGCGTCTTTACGACAACCCCTGGCATTGTACTTGTGAGATGGAAACGCTTATTTCCATGTTGCAGATTCCAAGAAACCGGAATCTGGGGAACTACGCCAAGTGCGAAAGCCCCCaagaactgaaaaacaaaaaactgaggcAGCTGAAACCTGAACAGTTATGCAGCGAAGAAGAAAGCGAACGGTTAGACCCGAGACCCCAAGTGTCCGGGAGACCCCCAGTCATCAAGCCTGAGGTGGACTCTTCTCTTTGCTACAATTACGTGTTTCCCATCCAAACGCTGGACTGCAAACGGAAAG AGCTGAAGAAAGTTCCAAACAACATCCCTCCAGATATTGTTAAACTTGACTTGTCATACAATAAAATCAACCAACTTCGACCCAAGGAGTTTGAAGATGTTCACGagctaaaaaaattaaacctcAGCAGCAATGGCATTGAATTCATAGATCCTG ccGCCTTTTTAGGACTCACACATTTAGAAGAGTTAGATTTATCCAACAACAGTCTACAAAACTTTGACTATGGAGTACTAGAAGACTTGTATTTTTTGAAACTCTTATGGCTCCGAGATAATCCTTGGAGATGTGACTACAATATCCACTACCTCTACTACTGGTTAAAGCATCACTACAACGTCCACTACAACGGCCTGGAATGCAAAACGCCTGAAGAGTACAAAGGGTGGTTTGTGGGAAAATATATTCGCACTTACTTCGAAGAATGCCCCAAAGACAAATTACCAGCATACCCTGAGACATTTGACCAGGATACGGAAGAGGACGAATGGGAAAGAATACATAGGGATCACGCAGCGAAGAAGCAAAGCGTGAGGATCACTATACTGGGATAA